One genomic segment of Synechocystis sp. LKSZ1 includes these proteins:
- a CDS encoding mannose-1-phosphate guanylyltransferase has product MTANFVPVILAGGKGERFWPLSRRHRPKQFLCLDGTGISLLQATAQRLLALAGGWPNLWVITAAPIASGIREQLPQLPDDNLLIEPEGRDTAPAVAWASLEVAKRYGDEAVLGFFPADHWIGDQGAFEQTLTAAIDFAQQTEAIVTLGIQPTHPATGYGYIEQGLVPSKSVGLLVYPVSRFTEKPDLSTAEAFIKSGRYSWNSGMFFFRAGVVLAELERHAPQLLQALREQGVEAYGSLEKISIDYALMEKTQRAYVLPVNFGWDDLGDWNALERLLPAQGANVNVANHVAQESQGCIVYASDPGEVVVTLGLEDLVIVRDGNVTLVARKDQTQAIKTVLKRLAQDDTYQSLL; this is encoded by the coding sequence ATGACAGCAAACTTCGTTCCCGTAATTCTGGCGGGGGGTAAGGGAGAACGTTTCTGGCCCCTGAGTCGTCGCCACCGTCCGAAACAATTTCTCTGTTTGGATGGAACGGGCATTAGCCTCCTCCAGGCAACAGCCCAGCGTTTACTGGCCCTAGCGGGAGGCTGGCCCAATCTGTGGGTGATTACGGCGGCCCCCATTGCCTCGGGTATCCGGGAACAATTACCCCAGTTGCCCGATGATAACCTGTTGATTGAACCGGAAGGTCGGGATACGGCCCCAGCAGTAGCCTGGGCTAGTTTAGAAGTGGCTAAACGCTACGGTGACGAGGCGGTTCTAGGCTTTTTTCCTGCGGATCATTGGATTGGAGATCAAGGGGCCTTTGAGCAGACTTTGACCGCTGCTATTGACTTTGCTCAGCAAACCGAGGCGATCGTCACCCTGGGAATTCAGCCGACTCACCCCGCCACCGGCTATGGCTACATTGAACAGGGCCTGGTTCCCAGCAAGTCTGTAGGCCTGTTGGTTTACCCCGTCAGTCGATTTACAGAAAAACCGGATCTAAGCACAGCCGAGGCTTTTATCAAAAGTGGGCGTTACAGTTGGAACAGCGGTATGTTTTTTTTCCGGGCCGGAGTTGTCTTGGCAGAACTAGAACGCCATGCCCCTCAATTACTCCAGGCCCTGCGGGAGCAGGGGGTTGAAGCCTACGGTAGCTTAGAGAAAATTAGTATTGACTACGCCCTGATGGAAAAAACCCAACGAGCCTACGTTTTGCCGGTGAACTTTGGCTGGGATGATCTGGGAGATTGGAATGCCCTGGAACGTCTCTTGCCGGCCCAGGGGGCCAACGTCAATGTGGCCAATCATGTCGCCCAGGAAAGCCAGGGCTGTATTGTCTATGCCAGTGACCCAGGGGAAGTAGTCGTCACCCTCGGACTGGAAGACCTGGTGATTGTCCGGGACGGGAATGTTACCCTGGTGGCCCGGAAAGACCAAACCCAGGCCATTAAAACCGTGCTGAAGCGTCTTGCCCAGGACGACACCTATCAGTCCCTGCTCTAA